A genome region from Bacteroides stercoris ATCC 43183 includes the following:
- the arsA gene encoding arsenical pump-driving ATPase, translated as MKTFNLSDIDLTKYLFFTGKGGVGKTSIACATAVGLADNGKKILLISTDPASNLQDVFNQTLNGHGTDIQEVPGLTVVNLDPEQAAAEYRESVIAPFRGQLPESVIQNMEEQLSGSCTVEIAAFNQFSDFITDADKAKEYDHIIFDTAPTGHTLRMLQLPSAWSTFISESTHGASCLGQLSGLEERKGIYKQAVETLSDANATRLVLVSRPEIAPLKEAARSSHELQLLGIKNQLLVINGLLLQLDEADSVSKQIYDRQQNALKQTPAELLEYPSYYVPLRSYNLSNITNIRRMLYNDNLTNDANYQRITDAKGIDELVNDLYQSGKRVVFTMGKGGVGKTTLATEIALKLTKLGAKVHLTTTDPANHLNYNLAVQAGITVSRIDEAEVLEAYKNEVRSKAAETMTAEDMEYIEEDLRSPCTQEIAVFRAFAEIVDKAENEVVVIDTAPTGHTLLLLDATESYHKEVQRTHGDTPASVRKLLPRLRNQQETEVVIVTLPEATPVFEAERLQMDLQRAGINNKWWVVNACLSLTDTENSFLRAKAQNELVWIKKVEELSKGNAALIAWKNN; from the coding sequence ATGAAAACATTTAATTTATCAGATATAGATTTGACGAAATACCTTTTCTTCACTGGAAAGGGCGGTGTAGGGAAAACTTCGATTGCTTGTGCTACTGCGGTAGGCTTGGCAGATAATGGAAAGAAAATACTTCTTATCAGTACAGACCCAGCTTCAAACCTGCAAGATGTGTTTAATCAAACACTGAACGGACACGGCACGGATATTCAAGAAGTACCCGGCTTGACGGTCGTTAATCTCGACCCGGAACAAGCCGCAGCCGAATACAGGGAAAGCGTTATCGCTCCTTTCCGGGGACAACTGCCCGAAAGTGTAATTCAGAATATGGAAGAACAACTTTCAGGCTCTTGTACGGTAGAAATTGCGGCTTTCAACCAGTTTTCCGATTTTATCACGGATGCCGATAAAGCAAAAGAATACGACCATATTATCTTTGATACAGCCCCCACGGGACACACGTTGCGAATGTTACAACTGCCATCAGCATGGAGTACATTTATTAGTGAGAGTACGCACGGTGCATCTTGCTTAGGTCAATTATCCGGTTTGGAAGAACGGAAAGGTATCTATAAGCAGGCAGTTGAAACACTTTCGGATGCAAATGCAACCCGCTTAGTGTTGGTTAGCCGTCCCGAAATCGCACCACTAAAAGAAGCTGCTCGTTCTTCACATGAATTGCAATTACTGGGAATTAAAAACCAGCTATTGGTAATCAACGGGCTTTTGCTACAATTAGATGAAGCCGACAGCGTATCGAAACAGATATATGACAGGCAGCAAAATGCCCTGAAACAGACCCCTGCGGAACTGCTGGAATATCCGTCTTATTATGTTCCTTTACGGTCATACAATTTATCTAATATTACGAATATCCGCCGGATGCTTTACAATGATAATTTAACAAATGATGCGAACTATCAGCGGATTACCGATGCCAAAGGGATAGATGAACTGGTAAACGACCTCTATCAATCAGGAAAAAGGGTTGTTTTTACTATGGGAAAAGGCGGCGTGGGAAAAACCACTTTAGCCACTGAAATAGCCCTGAAATTAACAAAACTGGGTGCAAAAGTGCATCTTACCACCACTGACCCGGCAAACCATCTGAATTATAACCTTGCTGTTCAGGCTGGCATTACGGTAAGCCGGATTGATGAAGCGGAAGTGTTGGAAGCCTATAAAAACGAGGTTCGCAGTAAAGCTGCGGAAACAATGACTGCCGAAGATATGGAATATATAGAGGAAGATTTACGTTCACCGTGTACGCAGGAAATTGCAGTATTCCGGGCTTTCGCTGAAATTGTCGATAAAGCAGAAAATGAAGTCGTAGTAATTGACACCGCACCTACCGGACACACTTTGTTATTGCTGGATGCAACGGAAAGTTACCATAAAGAAGTACAACGTACACATGGCGACACTCCCGCTTCGGTAAGAAAGCTGTTACCACGTTTGAGAAACCAGCAGGAAACAGAAGTCGTTATTGTGACCCTGCCCGAAGCAACACCCGTATTTGAAGCCGAACGTTTGCAAATGGATTTACAACGTGCCGGGATTAATAATAAATGGTGGGTCGTGAATGCTTGCTTGTCATTAACTGACACCGAAAATTCTTTCTTGCGGGCAAAGGCGCAAAATGAATTGGTTTGGATTAAGAAAGTAGAAGAATTGTCAAAGGGAAATGCTGCCCTGATAGCTTGGAAAAATAACTAA
- the arsD gene encoding arsenite efflux transporter metallochaperone ArsD: MKKIEIFDPAMCCPTGLCGTNIDPELMRIAVVIETLKKQGIIVTRHNLRDEPQVYVSNKTVNEHLQKHGADALPITLVDGEIAVSKTYPTTKQMSEWTGINLDFMPVK, encoded by the coding sequence ATGAAAAAGATAGAAATTTTCGACCCGGCAATGTGTTGCCCTACGGGTCTTTGTGGAACAAATATTGACCCTGAATTAATGCGTATTGCGGTTGTTATTGAAACATTGAAGAAACAGGGTATCATCGTTACCCGTCACAATTTACGTGACGAACCGCAAGTGTATGTAAGTAATAAAACAGTAAACGAGCATCTGCAAAAACATGGGGCGGATGCACTGCCTATTACTTTAGTGGACGGCGAAATCGCTGTTTCAAAAACCTATCCTACCACCAAACAAATGAGTGAATGGACGGGTATCAATTTGGATTTTATGCCAGTAAAATGA
- a CDS encoding aromatic aminobenezylarsenical efflux permease ArsG family transporter → MDFLQSLLDNSSIPAITAFILGILTAVSPCPLATNITAIGFISKDIENHHRIFINGLLYTFGRIVSYTVLGFILIPILREGASMFMVQKVVSKYGEMLIAPALIIIGIFMLDIIKLNLPKINIGGESLKKRTKGGWGAMLLGILFALAFCPTSGVFYFGMLMPLSAAETGGYLLPVIYAIATGLPVILVAWILAYSVAGLGKFYNRMQIFEKWFRKIVAILFIAVGIYYAVVFYL, encoded by the coding sequence ATGGATTTTCTTCAATCGCTATTAGATAACAGTTCTATTCCTGCTATTACAGCTTTTATATTGGGGATTTTAACGGCGGTTAGCCCGTGTCCGTTAGCGACCAACATAACGGCAATAGGATTTATTAGTAAGGACATAGAAAACCATCACCGGATATTTATAAACGGATTGCTTTATACATTCGGCAGAATAGTAAGCTATACGGTTCTTGGCTTTATCCTTATCCCTATTCTCCGTGAGGGGGCAAGCATGTTTATGGTTCAAAAAGTCGTAAGCAAGTACGGGGAAATGCTGATTGCTCCGGCGTTAATCATCATTGGAATATTTATGCTCGATATAATAAAACTCAATCTGCCGAAAATCAATATCGGCGGTGAAAGTTTGAAAAAGAGGACGAAAGGCGGTTGGGGGGCTATGCTATTGGGTATTTTATTCGCCCTTGCTTTTTGTCCTACCAGTGGAGTATTTTATTTCGGTATGCTTATGCCTTTGTCAGCAGCAGAAACGGGCGGGTATCTCTTACCTGTAATTTACGCTATTGCTACGGGATTACCCGTAATCCTTGTTGCATGGATTTTAGCGTACAGTGTTGCCGGACTGGGTAAGTTTTATAACCGGATGCAAATATTCGAGAAATGGTTTCGTAAAATAGTTGCCATCCTCTTTATTGCGGTAGGAATTTATTATGCAGTAGTCTTTTATCTATAA
- a CDS encoding nitrophenyl compound nitroreductase subunit ArsF family protein, which produces MRKLFYLLIATLVLVSCGNGSKKKTGENQAEEIQSNRIEVLYFHGAQRCITCRAIEANTVALLDSLYSKEKADGKIIYKVIDISKKENEAIADKYEVTWSSLFVNGWKDGKENVNNMTEFSFSNAKNAPDKFKEGIKSKIDELLKQL; this is translated from the coding sequence ATGAGAAAATTATTTTATCTACTGATTGCAACGCTGGTCTTAGTTTCCTGTGGTAATGGTTCAAAGAAAAAGACCGGAGAAAACCAAGCGGAAGAAATACAGTCTAACCGCATAGAGGTTCTTTATTTTCATGGAGCGCAACGGTGTATCACTTGCCGGGCGATAGAAGCAAATACAGTAGCCCTTTTGGATAGCCTTTATTCAAAAGAAAAAGCGGACGGTAAAATTATCTATAAAGTGATAGACATTTCAAAGAAAGAAAATGAAGCGATTGCAGACAAGTACGAAGTTACATGGTCGTCTTTGTTTGTGAACGGCTGGAAAGACGGTAAAGAGAATGTAAACAACATGACCGAGTTTAGTTTTTCCAATGCGAAAAATGCACCGGACAAGTTTAAAGAGGGAATTAAAAGCAAGATTGACGAATTGTTAAAACAGTTGTAA
- a CDS encoding thioredoxin family protein codes for MEIKVLGTGCSSCKALYETTKQAISELGCDATLIKEEDLLKIMEYNILGLPALVIDEKVVSAGKKLSLAEVKELITK; via the coding sequence ATGGAAATTAAAGTATTAGGAACTGGGTGTTCAAGCTGTAAAGCCTTGTACGAAACCACCAAACAAGCTATTTCAGAATTAGGTTGCGATGCAACCCTTATCAAAGAGGAAGATTTATTGAAAATCATGGAGTATAACATTTTAGGGCTTCCGGCTTTGGTGATTGACGAGAAAGTCGTATCAGCCGGGAAAAAGTTATCCCTTGCAGAAGTGAAAGAGTTGATAACCAAATAA
- a CDS encoding ArsR/SmtB family transcription factor produces the protein MKEKQYTTEQEQIARFAKAMGHPARMAILAFLAKQDSCFFGDIHEELPIAKATVSQHLKELKEAGLIQGEIETPKVRYCINRENWELARKLFAAFLGDCKCKGTSCCE, from the coding sequence GTGAAAGAGAAACAGTACACAACAGAGCAGGAACAGATTGCTCGTTTTGCCAAAGCAATGGGGCATCCGGCACGGATGGCTATTCTTGCTTTCTTGGCGAAACAAGATAGTTGCTTCTTCGGTGATATTCACGAAGAACTGCCTATCGCTAAAGCAACCGTTTCGCAGCATTTGAAAGAACTGAAAGAAGCTGGCTTAATTCAGGGTGAAATAGAAACACCAAAAGTCCGGTATTGTATAAATCGGGAGAACTGGGAACTTGCCCGAAAATTGTTTGCAGCTTTTTTAGGGGACTGTAAATGTAAAGGTACATCGTGCTGTGAATAG
- a CDS encoding IS110 family transposase — protein MRRVCGLDVHKDSIYMCILYENGSKIESVFGVLTPELDKLRDLLVSHHVCEVALESTSIYWIPIWNILSVDFSLKLVNPYFIKQLPGRKSDVKDAEWIATVLQKGLIRGSYVPDRMIQCLRQYERRNHELSKNIVHAEQRMDMILQRCNIRISNYVSCISCKGYQKVVNAIISGESNPKVLVTLIHKRTLNKHGRQVVEDSLNGFVSDTDRDILRQYRDERMQMEQHKSENKAKMQAICEAHYCEELELLQTLPGIKEESAANIIAEIGVDMKMFLTASAIVGWAGLKPRNDQSAGRIKSRKITHGNKYLRKILVEAAWSAARTKDSRFMKMYQRLLARGKSKQKALIAVARKLLVLIWNMLSKKEAFNPEYKRRIQAA, from the coding sequence ATGAGACGAGTATGTGGTCTTGATGTTCACAAAGATAGCATTTATATGTGTATCTTGTATGAAAACGGTTCAAAAATCGAATCTGTTTTTGGTGTATTGACTCCTGAGCTGGATAAGTTACGTGATTTGCTTGTTTCTCATCATGTTTGTGAAGTTGCTCTTGAGAGTACAAGTATCTATTGGATTCCAATTTGGAATATTTTGTCTGTTGACTTTAGTCTGAAACTTGTCAATCCTTATTTCATCAAACAGCTTCCCGGTCGTAAAAGTGACGTCAAGGATGCTGAGTGGATAGCTACAGTTCTGCAGAAAGGTTTGATTCGTGGTAGTTACGTTCCGGATCGTATGATTCAATGTTTGCGCCAATATGAGCGTCGCAATCATGAACTCTCCAAAAACATCGTTCATGCGGAACAACGTATGGATATGATTCTTCAACGCTGTAATATCCGTATTAGCAACTATGTCTCCTGCATCTCCTGTAAAGGTTATCAAAAGGTTGTCAACGCCATTATATCGGGAGAGAGTAATCCGAAAGTATTGGTAACTTTAATTCATAAACGTACCTTGAACAAGCACGGGCGACAGGTTGTCGAAGATTCTCTCAATGGTTTTGTATCTGATACGGACCGTGATATACTCCGTCAGTATCGTGACGAACGTATGCAGATGGAACAACACAAAAGTGAAAATAAAGCCAAGATGCAGGCTATTTGCGAAGCGCATTATTGCGAAGAATTGGAATTGCTTCAAACTCTTCCGGGTATAAAGGAAGAGAGTGCTGCCAATATCATTGCTGAAATCGGAGTGGATATGAAGATGTTCCTAACCGCATCCGCAATTGTAGGTTGGGCAGGCCTTAAACCGCGTAATGACCAGAGTGCAGGAAGAATTAAATCCCGAAAAATCACCCATGGGAATAAATACCTTCGTAAAATATTGGTGGAAGCAGCCTGGAGTGCGGCTAGAACAAAAGACAGTAGGTTCATGAAAATGTATCAACGATTATTGGCACGAGGAAAAAGCAAACAAAAAGCACTAATTGCAGTTGCAAGGAAGTTACTTGTTCTGATTTGGAATATGTTATCAAAAAAAGAGGCTTTCAATCCAGAATATAAAAGAAGAATACAAGCAGCATAA
- a CDS encoding helix-turn-helix domain-containing protein yields the protein MKKFLYICFLFWVNSVFLMAQEKKESGQSSLYTDQYITDIYMSEPDRALQLLDEAEKKKVMMPARINDLRSMVYRNRYQCKLAFRYARRAYVQDSIAGNNPEHLLKMTIALAELSSLLSEYEVSNRYVVEGIRQARDMENKRAEAKLLFCMGENKRWLSFKKDAYETFDEAIQLLRDADDAYGLRMLSYFNGVKMSFLIDDGLIDNALSVGLYRQKLLDKMEGKEGIQAAYLDLQKSYLYSKLAYLYYCSGDKEKAEECFIKYKSTLAASTPAGKYDATPYLFVTGRYREVLDNCRELKEVFRREDTINYQYRGILSKEIKAYTGLKEYEKAVKLSTVFIALTDSIYQREKTNAALELETLYDVDEREAHIAEQALKLKIRTISLAFIFFIVLLVLFFLWKVWLQNRNIKEKNRALVKYVNEALSEQKKKQQSPGEDDKSILYNDLDTESSDIDKEYEINKQVFQKLDSLIRRDELYLSADLSREDLVRMAHMNNTRFAKMIKENTGTNLSGYINELRLNHAIHLLKEHPEYTLRAIAEASGINSMPTFHSLFKNKTGMTPSEFKKTQLDMKQ from the coding sequence ATGAAAAAATTCCTTTATATCTGTTTCTTATTTTGGGTGAACAGCGTTTTTTTGATGGCTCAGGAAAAAAAAGAGAGCGGACAATCTTCACTTTATACGGATCAATATATTACAGATATATATATGAGTGAACCCGACCGTGCCTTGCAGTTGCTGGATGAAGCTGAAAAGAAGAAGGTAATGATGCCTGCGCGCATAAACGATTTGCGGAGTATGGTCTATCGTAATAGATATCAGTGCAAATTGGCTTTTCGTTATGCACGGAGAGCTTATGTTCAGGATTCCATTGCTGGTAATAATCCTGAACATTTGCTTAAGATGACGATTGCATTGGCGGAATTATCAAGTTTGTTGAGTGAATATGAGGTGAGTAACCGGTATGTTGTTGAAGGCATCAGGCAAGCGAGGGATATGGAGAATAAGCGGGCAGAGGCTAAACTGTTGTTCTGTATGGGAGAAAATAAGCGTTGGCTGTCTTTTAAAAAGGATGCTTACGAAACATTTGATGAAGCTATTCAACTTTTGAGGGATGCTGACGATGCATATGGTTTGCGTATGCTTTCTTATTTCAACGGGGTTAAAATGAGTTTTTTGATAGATGATGGATTAATAGATAATGCGTTGTCCGTTGGGCTATATCGACAGAAACTGTTGGATAAAATGGAAGGCAAGGAAGGAATACAAGCTGCTTATTTGGACTTACAGAAGTCTTATCTGTATTCCAAACTGGCTTATTTGTATTATTGTTCGGGTGATAAGGAGAAAGCAGAGGAATGTTTTATAAAATATAAGTCTACTTTGGCAGCTTCAACTCCTGCCGGGAAATACGATGCTACTCCCTATTTGTTTGTGACAGGCCGGTATAGGGAAGTTTTAGATAATTGTCGCGAGCTGAAAGAAGTTTTTAGGAGAGAGGATACAATTAATTATCAGTATCGTGGCATTTTGTCTAAAGAGATAAAAGCTTATACTGGTTTGAAGGAATATGAAAAGGCAGTGAAGCTAAGTACTGTTTTCATTGCTTTGACTGACAGCATATATCAGCGTGAAAAAACAAATGCGGCATTGGAATTAGAAACCTTGTACGATGTTGATGAGAGAGAAGCCCACATTGCAGAACAAGCTTTAAAATTGAAGATACGGACAATTTCTCTGGCTTTTATTTTTTTTATAGTACTGCTGGTCTTGTTTTTTCTTTGGAAGGTTTGGCTGCAGAATCGTAATATCAAAGAAAAGAACAGGGCATTGGTGAAGTATGTAAATGAGGCGCTGTCAGAGCAAAAGAAGAAACAGCAATCGCCAGGTGAAGATGATAAGTCTATTCTGTATAATGACTTGGATACAGAATCTTCCGACATTGATAAAGAGTATGAAATCAATAAACAGGTCTTTCAGAAATTGGATTCTTTGATAAGGAGAGATGAATTGTATCTTTCTGCTGATTTGTCAAGAGAAGATTTAGTCAGAATGGCGCATATGAATAATACCCGTTTTGCTAAGATGATAAAAGAAAATACAGGTACTAATCTGAGTGGTTATATCAATGAGTTACGTTTGAATCATGCTATACATTTGTTGAAGGAACATCCTGAATATACTTTACGTGCTATAGCTGAGGCTTCCGGCATTAATAGTATGCCTACTTTTCATAGTCTGTTCAAGAATAAAACGGGAATGACACCTTCTGAATTTAAAAAGACCCAATTGGATATGAAACAATAA
- a CDS encoding B12-binding domain-containing radical SAM protein — MKILWIDLNSSYAHSSLALPALHAQIANDSSIEWAIVSATINENVGTVVDEAYRHKPDIIAATTWLFNHEQLLHITSRLKVLLPKACLILGGPEFLGNNELFLRKYPFVDCVFRGEGEEVFPQWLTCWNQPELWNDIAGLCYLDTDKQYRDNGTARVLNFSRLIPPEKSCFFNWDKPFVQLETTRGCFNTCAFCVSGGEKPIRTLSIENIRQRLQTIHEHGIKNIRVLDRTFNYNTHRAKELLQLFLEYPDIHFHLEIHPALLSEELKEELKQLPQGLLHLEAGIQSLREPVLEQSHRMGKLSDALKGLKFLCSLPNMETHADLIAGLPLYHLYEIFEDVYTLAGYNAGEIQLESLKLLPGTEMRRRAEELGIRYSPFPPYEVLETNEISVGELQTARRLSRLLDAFYNTPAWHTLTRELILNDKDFLHNFLKYLIQVNLIDQPMSLEKRGLILYEYCKLAYPEYKIQASIAWIEAGMSLKKTPAEKVKTKHQIPPEKWEVIYGEYKSNLRLCFLPLDENTKCGYWFGFETEIQRTFPVFKAKIDI; from the coding sequence ATGAAAATTCTTTGGATAGACCTAAATAGTTCCTACGCTCATTCTTCATTGGCACTTCCTGCGCTACATGCACAGATAGCAAACGACTCATCTATTGAATGGGCAATAGTATCTGCCACGATAAATGAGAATGTAGGAACCGTTGTAGACGAAGCTTACCGCCATAAGCCCGACATCATAGCTGCAACAACCTGGCTTTTCAATCACGAACAGTTGCTACATATTACTTCAAGGCTGAAAGTATTACTTCCTAAAGCATGTCTCATATTAGGCGGTCCGGAGTTCCTCGGAAATAATGAGTTATTTCTGCGCAAGTACCCTTTTGTGGACTGCGTATTCAGAGGAGAAGGCGAGGAAGTCTTTCCCCAATGGCTGACTTGCTGGAACCAACCAGAACTGTGGAATGATATTGCCGGACTATGCTATTTGGACACTGACAAGCAATACAGAGACAATGGAACAGCCCGTGTCTTAAACTTTTCCAGACTCATTCCACCCGAAAAAAGCTGTTTCTTCAATTGGGACAAACCGTTTGTGCAACTTGAAACCACACGCGGATGTTTCAACACATGCGCCTTTTGCGTCAGCGGCGGCGAAAAACCTATACGTACACTCTCCATTGAAAACATCCGCCAACGGCTTCAAACCATTCACGAACACGGTATCAAAAACATACGTGTACTCGACCGTACATTCAACTACAATACGCATCGCGCAAAAGAACTGCTTCAGCTGTTTTTAGAATATCCCGATATACATTTTCATTTAGAGATACATCCAGCTCTTCTTTCCGAAGAACTGAAAGAAGAATTGAAACAATTGCCACAAGGTCTGCTTCACCTCGAAGCGGGAATTCAAAGTTTGCGCGAACCTGTTCTTGAGCAAAGCCACCGTATGGGAAAATTATCCGATGCCTTAAAAGGGCTGAAATTTCTATGCTCGCTCCCGAATATGGAAACGCATGCCGACCTCATTGCCGGACTTCCCCTCTATCACCTCTATGAAATATTTGAAGATGTATATACCCTTGCCGGATACAATGCAGGAGAGATACAGCTGGAATCACTCAAATTGCTTCCAGGTACGGAAATGCGTCGACGGGCAGAAGAACTTGGAATACGCTATTCCCCCTTTCCTCCTTACGAAGTTTTGGAAACCAACGAAATCAGCGTTGGAGAACTGCAAACCGCTCGCCGGCTGTCTCGCCTGTTAGATGCTTTCTACAATACTCCCGCCTGGCATACACTAACCAGAGAGTTAATATTAAATGACAAAGATTTTCTACATAACTTCCTTAAATATCTGATACAGGTAAATCTGATAGACCAGCCTATGAGTTTGGAGAAACGCGGGCTTATACTTTATGAATATTGCAAACTAGCCTATCCTGAATATAAAATCCAAGCAAGCATTGCTTGGATAGAAGCTGGCATGTCCTTAAAAAAGACTCCGGCAGAAAAAGTAAAAACCAAACATCAGATTCCGCCTGAGAAATGGGAAGTGATATATGGAGAATATAAAAGTAATCTGCGACTTTGCTTTCTTCCGCTCGATGAAAATACAAAATGCGGTTATTGGTTTGGATTTGAAACAGAAATACAGAGAACATTCCCCGTATTCAAAGCTAAAATAGATATATAA
- a CDS encoding transposase, which translates to MSISVLAERYGVKGQTLRKQYKEKISDYRNWDQLEHAHDYLLYPENIGEKLSLDETCLSNGDVYTILTNKAAKGRKGALVAIVRGVATDAVSGILRRLPHRKRLSVKTVTTDLSSAMMLTVRKVFPAAKLINDRFHVQQLMSEAVDQLRIRYRWKVLDAENQAIREHRQKKKETKSKAERERIGKWEPERMENGETLSQIVSRSKHIILKHWSKWNEQQKTRAAILFDKFPKLLEGYSLSMKLTDIFNKKSGLDEARLNLARWYNEVEKFDYMEFNKVLDTFSNHSTTIINYFEERLTNASAESFNAKIKAFRSQLRGVADLKFFMFRLARLYA; encoded by the coding sequence GTGAGCATCAGTGTGCTTGCGGAACGTTATGGCGTAAAAGGGCAGACTCTTCGTAAACAATACAAGGAGAAAATCAGTGATTACCGGAACTGGGATCAGCTCGAACATGCGCATGACTATCTCCTTTATCCTGAAAATATTGGAGAAAAGCTTTCTTTGGATGAAACTTGCCTGAGCAATGGAGATGTTTATACGATTCTGACCAATAAAGCAGCTAAAGGTCGTAAGGGTGCTTTAGTTGCAATAGTTCGTGGAGTGGCCACAGATGCGGTAAGCGGAATCTTGCGCAGGCTTCCGCACCGGAAACGGCTGTCTGTCAAGACTGTCACTACAGATTTATCTTCAGCCATGATGCTGACAGTCAGAAAGGTGTTTCCTGCCGCAAAGCTGATCAATGACCGTTTTCATGTACAGCAGCTCATGTCTGAAGCTGTTGACCAGTTAAGAATACGCTATCGGTGGAAAGTACTTGATGCGGAAAATCAGGCTATCAGGGAGCATCGCCAAAAGAAGAAAGAAACAAAGAGTAAGGCGGAAAGGGAAAGAATAGGGAAATGGGAACCTGAAAGAATGGAGAACGGAGAAACCCTGTCACAGATAGTAAGCAGAAGCAAGCACATTATACTGAAACACTGGAGCAAATGGAATGAACAGCAAAAGACCAGGGCTGCCATTCTCTTTGATAAATTCCCCAAGCTTCTGGAAGGATACAGCCTTAGCATGAAACTGACAGACATCTTCAACAAGAAGTCAGGTCTCGATGAAGCAAGGCTAAATCTCGCAAGATGGTACAATGAAGTGGAAAAGTTTGACTATATGGAGTTCAACAAGGTACTTGATACGTTTTCAAACCATAGTACGACCATCATAAATTATTTTGAAGAACGATTGACAAATGCTTCAGCGGAGTCGTTCAATGCTAAAATCAAAGCTTTTCGAAGCCAGTTAAGAGGGGTGGCTGATCTGAAATTCTTCATGTTCAGACTGGCTAGGCTATACGCTTAA
- a CDS encoding transposase family protein: MKPAQLLRAILPDVLIDNFDIVNFDKSADRFDIYLDEKKVQLKEDKINPDIISYGFGEYRTIQDYPIRGRATYLHVRKRKWLDKSSNEIFSYDWDLSEFDGTRLNSEFVSFLKEGD, from the coding sequence ATGAAACCCGCACAACTCCTTCGTGCCATCCTTCCGGATGTGCTTATAGACAACTTTGATATTGTCAATTTCGACAAGAGTGCTGACCGTTTTGATATTTATCTTGATGAAAAAAAAGTTCAACTAAAAGAAGATAAGATCAATCCGGATATCATATCCTATGGTTTTGGTGAGTATCGTACAATCCAAGACTATCCTATTCGTGGTCGCGCCACTTATCTCCATGTTCGTAAACGTAAATGGCTTGACAAATCTTCCAATGAAATCTTCAGTTATGACTGGGATTTATCCGAATTTGACGGTACACGGCTCAATTCTGAGTTCGTCTCTTTTTTAAAAGAAGGAGATTGA